One Brassica napus cultivar Da-Ae chromosome A1, Da-Ae, whole genome shotgun sequence genomic region harbors:
- the LOC106369853 gene encoding probable ubiquitin-conjugating enzyme E2 17: MTTSSASTRKGLTKIATNRLQKEFMEWQTNPPAGFKHRVSDNLQRWIIEVNGAPGTLYANETYQLQVEFPEHYPMEAPQVIFQHPAPLHPHIYSNGHICLDVLYDSWSPAMRLSSICLSILSMLSSSAVKQKPKDNDHYLKNCKNGRSPKETRWRFHDDKV, encoded by the exons ATGACAACTTCATCTGCATCAACTCGCAAG gGTCTGACCAAAATCGCCACCAATAGACTGCAGAAAGAGTTCATGGAGTGGCAGACTAATCCTCCTGCTGGTTTCAAGCACAGAGTCTCTGATAATCTCCAACG ATGGATTATTGAAGTGAATGGAGCTCCAGGAACCCTTTATGCCAATGAAACTTACCAACTTCAAGTGGAATTTCCTGAGCATTATCCTATGGAAGCTCCACAG GTTATCTTTCAGCATCCAGCTCCACTCCATCCTCATATTTACAGCAACGGTCATATTTGCTTGG ATGTTTTGTATGATTCATGGTCGCCTGCGATGAGACTCAGTTCAATCTGTCTCAGCATTCTCTCAATGCTCTCAAGCTCAGCCGTTAAG CAAAAGCCGAAAGACAACGACCATTACTTGAAAAACTGCAAAAATGGAAGGTCCCCTAAAGAAACTAGGTGGCGGTTCCACGACGATAAAGTATAA
- the LOC106443763 gene encoding CDK5RAP1-like protein isoform X2 has protein sequence MASSSLSSLSSILSNPQGCSLCFKASTRRTLSLAFVSSKLNHSSSSSSALLPRCYRLTQNSIKRKKGFALDLSRSFSVSQTKFDGPSLHQFISKAQTSLTAPQTESESTQDSDIASPSKGRIYHETYGCQMNINDMEIVLSIMNNSGYKEVVTDPESAEVIFINTCAIRDNAEQRVWQRLNYFWFLKRQWKANVAEGRAKSVKPPKVVVLGCMAERLKDKILDSDKMVDVVCGPDAYRDLPRLLEEVDYGQKGINTLLSLEETYADITPVRISQNAVTAFVSVMRGCNNMCAFCIVPFTRGRERSRPVESIVREVKELWEAGVKEVTLLGQNVNSYNDDSSDPEPSGGGGGAKWEYSEGFSSRCKVKNMGMRFADLLDRLSLEFPEMRFRFTSPHPKDYPDDLLYLMRDRHNICNLIHLPAQSGNSRILERMKRGYTREAYLDLVKKIRSIIPDVAITSDFITGFCGETEEEHQETLSLVRAVGYDMAYMFAYSMREKTHAHRQYTDDVPEEVKQRRLTELIQAFRDTTGPCYDSQVGSVQLVLVEGPNKRAPETELIGKTDKGHRVSFVRKPLFDKDKGHGDLKRSPEVGDFVEVKIERSTRASLYGEALAISKMSLFHDVGGVDAVVASCAS, from the exons ATGGCGTCCTCTTCTCTCTCGTCTCTATCCTCCATTCTCAGCAACCCTCAAGGTTGCTCCCTCTGCTTCAAAGCCTCTACACGACGcactctctctctagcattCGTCTCCTCGAAACTTaaccattcttcttcttcttcctctgctctcCTCCCTCGTTGCTATCGTCTCACACAGAATTCAATCAAGAGGAAGAAAGGGTTTGCATTAGATCTTTCAAGAAGCTTCTCTGTTTCTCAAACTAAGTTCGATGGTCCAAGCCTCCACCAATTCATCTCCAAAGCTCAAACTTCCCTTACCGCTCCTCAAACCGAATCTGAGT CCACACAAGACTCCGACATTGCATCACCATCAAAAGGTCGGATCTATCACGAAACATACGGATGCCAAATGAACATCAACGACATGGAGATAGTCCTCTCCATCATGAACAACTCCGGCTACAAAGAAGTAGTCACCGACCCCGAGAGCGCGGAAGTCATCTTCATCAACACTTGCGCCATCCGAGACAACGCGGAGCAGAGAGTATGGCAAAGACTCAACTACTTCTGGTTCCTGAAACGCCAATGGAAAGCCAATGTAGCTGAAGGGAGAGCTAAGTCAGTTAAACCTCCCAAAGTTGTCGTCTTGGGATGCATGGCTGAGAGGCTAAAGGACAAGATCCTAGATTCCGACAAAATGGTCGACGTGGTGTGTGGTCCTGATGCTTACAGAGACCTCCCGAGGTTGTTGGAAGAAGTGGACTATGGACAGAAGGGAATCAACACTCTTCTCTCTCTAGAAGAGACCTACGCAGACATAACTCCTGTCCGAATCTCTCAGAACGCTGTTACAGCTTTTGTATCGGTCATGAGAGGATGCAACAACATGTGTGCTTTCTGCATTGTGCCGTTCACAAGAGGGAGAGAGCGTTCGCGTCCTGTTGAGTCCATCGTCCGCGAGGTTAAGGAGCTGTGGGAGGCTGGTGTGAAAGAAGTGACTCTCTTGGGACAGAACGTGAACAGCTACAACGATGATTCGTCTGATCCTGAGCCATCAGGAGGAGGAGGGGGTGCTAAGTGGGAGTACAGTGAAGGGTTCTCGAGCAGGTGTAAGGTGAAAAACATGGGTATGAGGTTTGCTGATCTTTTGGATAGACTCTCTTTGGAGTTTCCTGAGATGAGGTTTAGGTTTACTTCTCCTCATCCTAAAGATTACCCTGACGATCTGCTGTATCTGATGAGGGATAGGCATAATATATGCAATCTCATTCATCTTCCTGCACAGTCTGGTAATAGTAGGATACTTGAGAGGATGAAGAGAGGTTACACCAGAGAAGCTTACTTGGATCTTGTTAAGAAGATTCGGAGTATTATACCGGACGTGGCTATTACCAGCGATTTCATAACCG GCTTCTGTGGGGAAACCGAAGAAGAGCACCAAGAAACACTAAGCCTGGTGAGAGCAGTTGGATACGACATGGCGTATATGTTTGCATACAGCATGAGAGAGAAGACACACGCTCATCGGCAATACACAGACGACGTTCCAGAGGAAGTGAAGCAGAGACGTTTAACTGAACTCATCCAAGCCTTCCGCGACACAACAGGTCCTTGTTACGACTCTCAggtcggttcggttcagttggTTTTGGTGGAAGGGCCGAACAAGAGAGCTCCTGAGACGGAACTGATCGGAAAAACAGACAAAGGACATCGAGTTTCGTTTGTTAGAAAGCCTTTGTTTGATAAAGACAAAGGACATGGTGATTTGAAGAGGAGTCCTGAAGTTGGTGACTTCGTGGAGGTTAAGATAGAGAGATCAACGAGAGCGTCTTTGTACGGAGAAGCTCTCGCGATTAGTAAGATGTCTTTGTTTCACGATGTTGGTGGTGTTGATGCTGTTGTTGCGTCTTGCGCAAGTTAA
- the LOC106443763 gene encoding CDK5RAP1-like protein isoform X1 translates to MASSSLSSLSSILSNPQGCSLCFKASTRRTLSLAFVSSKLNHSSSSSSALLPRCYRLTQNSIKRKKGFALDLSRSFSVSQTKFDGPSLHQFISKAQTSLTAPQTESECTTQDSDIASPSKGRIYHETYGCQMNINDMEIVLSIMNNSGYKEVVTDPESAEVIFINTCAIRDNAEQRVWQRLNYFWFLKRQWKANVAEGRAKSVKPPKVVVLGCMAERLKDKILDSDKMVDVVCGPDAYRDLPRLLEEVDYGQKGINTLLSLEETYADITPVRISQNAVTAFVSVMRGCNNMCAFCIVPFTRGRERSRPVESIVREVKELWEAGVKEVTLLGQNVNSYNDDSSDPEPSGGGGGAKWEYSEGFSSRCKVKNMGMRFADLLDRLSLEFPEMRFRFTSPHPKDYPDDLLYLMRDRHNICNLIHLPAQSGNSRILERMKRGYTREAYLDLVKKIRSIIPDVAITSDFITGFCGETEEEHQETLSLVRAVGYDMAYMFAYSMREKTHAHRQYTDDVPEEVKQRRLTELIQAFRDTTGPCYDSQVGSVQLVLVEGPNKRAPETELIGKTDKGHRVSFVRKPLFDKDKGHGDLKRSPEVGDFVEVKIERSTRASLYGEALAISKMSLFHDVGGVDAVVASCAS, encoded by the exons ATGGCGTCCTCTTCTCTCTCGTCTCTATCCTCCATTCTCAGCAACCCTCAAGGTTGCTCCCTCTGCTTCAAAGCCTCTACACGACGcactctctctctagcattCGTCTCCTCGAAACTTaaccattcttcttcttcttcctctgctctcCTCCCTCGTTGCTATCGTCTCACACAGAATTCAATCAAGAGGAAGAAAGGGTTTGCATTAGATCTTTCAAGAAGCTTCTCTGTTTCTCAAACTAAGTTCGATGGTCCAAGCCTCCACCAATTCATCTCCAAAGCTCAAACTTCCCTTACCGCTCCTCAAACCGAATCTGA ATGCACCACACAAGACTCCGACATTGCATCACCATCAAAAGGTCGGATCTATCACGAAACATACGGATGCCAAATGAACATCAACGACATGGAGATAGTCCTCTCCATCATGAACAACTCCGGCTACAAAGAAGTAGTCACCGACCCCGAGAGCGCGGAAGTCATCTTCATCAACACTTGCGCCATCCGAGACAACGCGGAGCAGAGAGTATGGCAAAGACTCAACTACTTCTGGTTCCTGAAACGCCAATGGAAAGCCAATGTAGCTGAAGGGAGAGCTAAGTCAGTTAAACCTCCCAAAGTTGTCGTCTTGGGATGCATGGCTGAGAGGCTAAAGGACAAGATCCTAGATTCCGACAAAATGGTCGACGTGGTGTGTGGTCCTGATGCTTACAGAGACCTCCCGAGGTTGTTGGAAGAAGTGGACTATGGACAGAAGGGAATCAACACTCTTCTCTCTCTAGAAGAGACCTACGCAGACATAACTCCTGTCCGAATCTCTCAGAACGCTGTTACAGCTTTTGTATCGGTCATGAGAGGATGCAACAACATGTGTGCTTTCTGCATTGTGCCGTTCACAAGAGGGAGAGAGCGTTCGCGTCCTGTTGAGTCCATCGTCCGCGAGGTTAAGGAGCTGTGGGAGGCTGGTGTGAAAGAAGTGACTCTCTTGGGACAGAACGTGAACAGCTACAACGATGATTCGTCTGATCCTGAGCCATCAGGAGGAGGAGGGGGTGCTAAGTGGGAGTACAGTGAAGGGTTCTCGAGCAGGTGTAAGGTGAAAAACATGGGTATGAGGTTTGCTGATCTTTTGGATAGACTCTCTTTGGAGTTTCCTGAGATGAGGTTTAGGTTTACTTCTCCTCATCCTAAAGATTACCCTGACGATCTGCTGTATCTGATGAGGGATAGGCATAATATATGCAATCTCATTCATCTTCCTGCACAGTCTGGTAATAGTAGGATACTTGAGAGGATGAAGAGAGGTTACACCAGAGAAGCTTACTTGGATCTTGTTAAGAAGATTCGGAGTATTATACCGGACGTGGCTATTACCAGCGATTTCATAACCG GCTTCTGTGGGGAAACCGAAGAAGAGCACCAAGAAACACTAAGCCTGGTGAGAGCAGTTGGATACGACATGGCGTATATGTTTGCATACAGCATGAGAGAGAAGACACACGCTCATCGGCAATACACAGACGACGTTCCAGAGGAAGTGAAGCAGAGACGTTTAACTGAACTCATCCAAGCCTTCCGCGACACAACAGGTCCTTGTTACGACTCTCAggtcggttcggttcagttggTTTTGGTGGAAGGGCCGAACAAGAGAGCTCCTGAGACGGAACTGATCGGAAAAACAGACAAAGGACATCGAGTTTCGTTTGTTAGAAAGCCTTTGTTTGATAAAGACAAAGGACATGGTGATTTGAAGAGGAGTCCTGAAGTTGGTGACTTCGTGGAGGTTAAGATAGAGAGATCAACGAGAGCGTCTTTGTACGGAGAAGCTCTCGCGATTAGTAAGATGTCTTTGTTTCACGATGTTGGTGGTGTTGATGCTGTTGTTGCGTCTTGCGCAAGTTAA
- the LOC106369862 gene encoding 3-epi-6-deoxocathasterone 23-monooxygenase CYP90C1 codes for MYSPANLSLFRSPENLYSPSGFMDYWIAGFLVLTAEVLLLSWLWFRLTHSKTRDEDKQEESEKKKGMIPKGSLGWPVIGETLTFIACGYSSRPVSFMDKRKSLYGKVFKTNIIGTPIIISTDAEVNKVVLQNHGNTFVPAYPKSITELLGENSILSINGAHQKRLHTLISAFLRSPHLKERITRDIEASVALTLASWSQLPLVHVQDEIKKMTFEILVKLLMSISPRDDLDILKLEFQEFIKGLICIPIKFPGTRLYKSLKAKERLIKIVKKVVEERQEATTESTNCPANDAVDVLLRDVNDGGCSDKQSHPLDFVSGKIVEMMIPGEETMPTAMTLAVKFLSDNPVALAKLVEENMEMKRRKLESGKEYDWSDYMSLSFTQNVINETLRMANIINGVWRKALKDVEIKGYLIPKGWCVLASFISVHMDEDIYENPYQFDPWRWDRINGTTNSNICFTPFGGGQRLCPGLELSKLEISIFLHQLVTRFSWTAEKDEIVSFPTVKMKRRLPIRVTPVERTSPISVEDH; via the exons ATGTATTCTCCGGCAAATTTAAGTCTTTTCCGGTCGCCGGAAAATCTTTACTCTCCATCTGGTTTCATGGATTATTGGATCGCCGGTTTCTTGGTTTTGACGGCCGAAGTTCTTCTCCTTTCATGGCTCTGGTTCCGTTTAACACACTCAAAAACAAGAGATGAAGACAAACAAGAAGAGAGTGAGAAGAAGAAGGGAATGATTCCGAAGGGAAGTTTAGGATGGCCGGTGATCGGAGAAACCCTAACCTTTATTGCTTGTGGATATTCTTCGCGGCCTGTTTCCTTCATGGACAAACGAAAGTCTTT GTATGGGAAGGTGTTCAAGACGAACATAATAGGGACACCAATCATAATATCAACCGATGCAGAAGTTAACAAAGTGGTGCTCCAAAACCATGGGAACACATTTGTCCCTGCATACCCCAAATCAATCACTGAACTACTTGGAGAAAACTCTATTCTCAGCATCAATGGAGCTCATCAAAAGAGGCTACACACTCTCATTAGCGCGTTCCTTAGATCCCCTCACCTCAAGGAGAGGATCACTCGAGACATTGAGGCCTCGGTTGCTCTCACTTTAGCTTCTTGGTCTCAACTTCCCTTGGTTCATGTCCAAGATGAGATCAAAAAG aTGACGTTTGAGATACTGGTAAAACTGCTGATGAGCATATCTCCTCGTGACGATTTGGATATTCTTAAACTCGAGTTCCAAGAGTTCATCAAGGGTTTGATTTGTATCCCCATCAAATTCCCTGGCACTAGACTTTATAAATCCTTAAAG GCGAAAGAGAGATTGATTAAGATAGTTAAGAAAGTTGTGGAGGAGAGACAAGAGGCTACGACCGAGAGTACAAATTGTCCAGCGAATGACGCGGTGGATGTGCTTTTAAGAGACGTTAATGACGGTGGTTGTTCGGATAAGCAATCTCACCCGTTAGATTTCGTTAGCGGAAAGATCGTAGAGATGATGATACCCGGAGAAGAAACGATGCCAACGGCGATGACGTTGGCTGTCAAATTTCTAAGTGACAATCCCGTCGCTCTAGCTAAACTCGTG GAGGAGAATATGGAGATGAAGAGGCGTAAATTGGAGTCGGGAAAAGAATACGATTGGTCAGATTATATGTCTCTCTCTTTTACTCAAAAC GTGATAAATGAAACGTTGAGAATGGCTAATATCATTAACGGTGTGTGGAGGAAGGCTCTTAAAGATGTGGAAATAAAAG GTTACTTGATACCAAAAGGATGGTGTGTATTGGCATCATTTATATCAGTCCACATGGATGAAGATATTTATGAGAATCCCTATCAATTCGATCCGTGGAGATGGGAT AGGATTAATGGAACGACAAACAGTAATATTTGCTTCACACCCTTTGGTGGTGGGCAAAGGCTATGTCCCGGTTTAGAACTATCTAAGCTCGAAATTTCCATCTTTCTTCACCAACTCGTAACCCGGTTCAG TTGGACAGCCGAAAAAGACGAGATCGTGTCATTTCCAACGGTCAAGATGAAACGGAGGCTTCCGATCCGAGTGACTCCGGTCGAGAGAACCTCTCCTATCTCAGTTGAAGATCATTAG